AAATTCTCGATCCCCCGCACTGGAGCGAGGATCATTCCCGAGATATCGCTCATCACGGTTCGTCACTCCGGCGGCGGAACGTCGCAGCTCCTTCGCCAGATCAGCACCTGTTCATCGCCCGGCTGCGCCGACGGTCTTTGCCCTATCAAGCCCCTGCAAACCGCCGCCAGTGCCCGCTCATTGAGCAGCCACGACTTCGTCTCCGGGATCCACATCAGGTCCATCTCGCCGAGGCACCAGCCAAAGCGTCCTGATCGCCCGCTTCAGCACAAATGTGTATGCCTCATCGCGAACGTAAACCCCTCTCGGCCGTTAGCAATTCACCCGCCGCCTTTGCCTCGGCAATTCCTTCCTCGGAAAGATCGACGTCCTTCCAACCGGTAAACCGATTTTCCTTGTTCCACTGGCTCTCGCCGTGACGAATTGAACTAATTTATGCATTCTCAAATCTTAAGCCGAAAACATTTTTCAAAAGCCGTAAGCTTTTAGCCTTAAACTCTTAGCCCATATCGGAACTCCTGGCTTACAGCTTCGGCTAGCGGCTTAGAGCTATTTTCTAACCTCACCCACAAGATAGAGCGGGCCGGTAACCAAAAATTAGCTCTGTCGATCCCGCGGCCGCCAGGGCATCTTCAACCGAGTTCGTTGTGACTATCTTTTCCGCGTCAAAGCCCTCAGGCACGAACTCCAAAAGCTCCTCGCCGGTCATCGCGCGTGAATTTACGAGGTTGCGTCAATATCAATCGTTCAGCCCGCGGCCAAAGATCTCTCTGCGATCTCGGCAACGTCTTTGCCCCGCATCGCCGAAGATCATTGCGAGCGGCCGCTTTTCCCAACATACGTGAGATAGGCTACCAGCGCTAGCTCCGGCTAGGTTTTAGGCTCCGTCGAGCAAAACATTGTCGATGTATTCAAGCCGCCCTGGATGGATCGCAGTGTTGAGCCCTTTGCGAATATTTTCATCGGTGATCGGAAAATACTTTCGCAATATATCCGCCACGAGGATCGCGACTTCGGCATTCGCGACCTGGTGAGCACCGAGAAGGCTCAGGTTACTTGTAAGAGATCGCAGGGGCATCCCAAGTGCTTTCGTCAAAACCACGGCTGTCTCACGCACAAAAAAAACACCTCTACTATGTGCCTCTCCGATCACGCCCTCGGAGAACGTTCATCACCGCAGGCGATTGCCGGCCGATCACCACGGCTTCGGTCTGTTGGCGGATTATCGCCGCCTTTTCCGCCGCGATCTGTTCGATCGTATCGCCGAGGTATTCCTGATGGTCGAGGTCGATCTGCGTGATGGCAGCTATCTCTGCATTGGCGGGGGTTGTTGCATCGGGCCTGCCACCGAGACCGGTTTCGAGTATTGCGAGTTCAACCGTAGCCTCAGCAAAAGCAAGCAAAGCGATCGCCGTCACCTGTTCAAGAACGTCGGACGATACGCAAGCCGTCCATCTGAAAAGCCGCTCAGAAGTCTCGCACATGGGTAGCGAGCCGTGCAAAATCGCCTTCGCTAATATCGGCCCCGTCGATCTTGATCCGTTCGGTTATCGAGACAAGATGCGGTGAAGTGTAGAGCCCTCGCCGAATGTCCGCTTGGACGCAGATCGAATCAAGAAAAGCGCAGACCGACCCCTTACCGTTCGTCCCCGCGACCTGCACCTTCAAATACTTTTTCATGCCTTCGGATTTCCAAGCTCAGCCAATAACGTACGGATATTCTCCAGCCCAAGCTTCATCGCCTCGACCTCGTTGCCGAGCGAGTACAGATACTTTTCAGACTCCTGAAAATTCGTGTTATTTGATTGCCAGTAGGCGACGATGATAATTGATCTGGCCGAGGTGATAATTCAGGTGCGTTGCGAGGAACCAGGAAGAACTCGGTCGACATCGGATGGCCGAAGACCTCGATCGGGTACGTTTTCTGAAGGTCCTCGTCGGTGATCTTTGCTAGAACCGCTTTGACGTCGGCTGCGGCCGCATCGACCTCCGCTAATAGCGTCGCCCTGGGACGAACCTTGAAGCAAACTCAGCATCGCGGTCGCGAACATATTCCGTCCCGCCGAGCACGGCCCCGAAAAAATGCCGCAGATTCCCTGCAAGATGCAGGCAAAGATTGCCCGCCGAGTTAGCGATCTCGCCCTCGACCCGCCATAGATCGCCTTCGTTCGCGTAGGCCTCGACCTCAGCTTTGAGTTTCGCGAGGTCGCGTTCAAAAATTTCGATCAGGACGTTTTGGAGCATCTTTGGATCAGGCAGCTTTGCGGTCGTTCATCATAAAACCAAGCAGGCGAATGATCGCCGTCCGCATTTCTCGGCGGTCAACTACCAAATCGACCATTCCGTGTTCTAGCAGGAATTCGCTGCGTTGGAAGCCTTTTGGGAGTTTTTGTCGGATCGTTTGTTCGATGACTCGCGGGCCGGCAAAGCCGATGAGGGCTTTGGGTTCGGCGATTATTACGTCGCCAAGCATTGCAAAGCTCGCTGTAACCCCGCCGGTTGTCGGATCTGTCAGCACCGAAATGAACGGCAGTCCTGCCTTGTCGAGCAGCGAAAGGGCCGCCGAGATCTTGCCCATCTGCATCAGCGAGAGCGTGCCTTCCTGCATCCTCGCTCCGCCCGAGGCAGAGAAAATGATGACCGCGCCTTTATTCTCGAGAGCCCGCTCGATCTGCCGCGTGATCTTTTCGCCGACCGCCGAGCCCATCGACCCGCCAATGAACGACATATCCATCGCCGCCGCGTAAACAAGATGCCCGCCGACCTTTCCGCTGCCCGAAATGATAGCTTCCGGCAACCCCGAGGCCGCCTTTGCCGCCTCGATCCGGTCCTTGTAGGGCTTCGTATCTACAAAACCGAGCGGGTCGGTCGAGGTGACCTCGTCGTCAACCCGCTCATATTTGCCGTCGTCAAACAGCGCGTCCAACCGCTCGATCGCCGAATAACGAAAATGGTGACTGCAGTGCGTGCAGACCTGCTGCGACTCGATCAGCTCACGCTTATACAACGGATTTTCGCAATCCGGGCATTTAATAAAGATCCCGGACGTGTTAACCGTCCGCTCTTCCTCGGGCTGTGCAGCGTCGATCTTCGGTTTGTCTCGCCTAAACCAGGCCATAAGTTCTCACGATCTCGTCAGGCCATTCCCAACCGCCTGCGGCGGCATCGGCCTTTCTCTTTTTGGCTAAATAAGCTCTAAAGATTAACACTAAATCCAACCGTATGTTCGGTCACCTTAGCACAGCTAGCATCTGTTCGTGTATCGTTCCATTGCTCGCGACGATCGGCGGCGTGTAGATGCTGAACGGCGAGCCGTCGTAGTAGCTGACCGTCCCGCCGGCCTCCTCTATCAGCAGCTTTCCGGCGGCGACGTCCCACGGGTTCAGGCCTTCTTCCCAAAACCCGTCGAATCTTCCGCATGCAACATAAGCGAGATCGATCGCCGCCGAACCATCGCGGCGAACTCCGCGCGATGTCAGTAAAAACTCGGTGAGGTGCCGGGCAAACTTCTCGCGGTGCTTGATGTCGTACGGGAAGCCGGTAACAAGCAACGCATTCCCAAGCTCGTCGGTCCGCGAAACCCGGATCGGCTTCCCGTTGAGCGTCGCTCCGCGGCCCTTTTCAGCTGTGAAAAGCTCGTCGCGGGTCGGGTCGTAGGTCACACCGAGCACGACCTCGCCTTCGTGTTCAAGCGCGATGGTCACGCAAAAACAAGGATAGCCGTGAGCATAGTTCGTCGTTCCGTCGAGCGGGTCGATTATCCATTTGTGCCCGCCGTCAACGCCGGTGACGACCGCGTTTCCGGCTTCCTCGGCCAGGATCGCGTGTCGCGGAAAATGCGACTTGATCCGTTCGACGATCAACGCCTCCGACGCAAGATCGGCTTCGGTAACAAGATTGATGTCGCCCTTTTTCGTGACGCTCTCTATCCGTCCGAACTTCTCAAGCAAAACACGCCCGGCATCCCGGGCGGTTTCGATAGCAAAATTGAGCATAAAGATACTTTAGCGGAAATAGATGTCCACGTAGTCGGTCACGCCATCGCACGGGTTCTGCATTTCCTGCAAGCGCCAATATTTCCTCGTGCCCGTGACCCGAAATATGAACGTGCCCTCGCGGACGCACGGCTCGCCGTTGTTGATGTGGCTGACCTGAGTCGTGATCGTTCCGTTCATTCGTGAATTCGCGGGCCTTTATCGTCTCGATCTCACCGATGATGGTCACAAAGTCTGTGTTGCCGCGGCCCTTTTGCTCACCTTTGATCGAATAAAGGCCGCTCCGAAGCGTGACGTTCGCCCGCCCAAAATAGTCCCAGCTTATCCACTGGAGCGAGAACATATGCCGACCAGCAGCCGCCGGGCCGCGGCCCGGTCCTGAACCTCGGTCCGCGGCTGGGCAAATGCCTCCGCAGTTCCGAACAAAAGTAACGCCAATGCAAAGATCGCTAGTTTCGTTTTCATATATTTACTTTGTGGTCAAAATTCTCAGCCACCTGCAAAAATTCGCGGACCTGCTTATTCCAATAGGGCCAGTTATGTGCTCCCGGAAGCTGCCGATATTCGTGTGGGATCTTTTTTTCCGCGAGCAATGCCACGAAATCGCGATTGTTCTGAAAAAGAAAATCCTCCGTGCCGCAGTCAACGTAAAGAAATGGCATCGCCTTTACCTTTTCCGGCGTGGCCTCGCGGACCATCTTGAATATGTCGTTCGCCGCTCGCGTCTCGCTGTCTGCCGGCCCGAAGACCTCGGCGATCGACCGGATCGAGGATGTGCTCCGCCCTTCTCCGCTCAACGAAGCCGCCCCCAGAGCTCCGCTAAAGCTGCCGGCAAGCGCGAACATCTCCGGATACTTTAACCCAAACTTGATCGCTCCGTACCCGCCCATTGAAAGCCCGGCTATGGCTCGTCCGCTGCGTGTCCCTATGGCTCGATATTTCTTCTCAACCTCAGGGATCAATTCCTTAATTATGTAGCTTTCGTATTTCTCTTCCGGCTTCGTGTGGCTGTCCGTGTACCAGCCGTTGGCGCCTTCGGGCGTGACGATAATGAATTCATGCCCCTCGGCATAGGCCGGCAGCTTGGTCAGGTCTGTCCAATTACGGAATCGTCCCGTCAGCCCGTGAAGCAGATAAATGACCGGATACTTCCTGTCCTTCTCGGCCGCAGCCCCTTTGTCGGCAGATCACCCGATACGGCATCTGCCGTCCCATCAGCTTGCTGTCAAGCTTCGTGATCTGGAAACGTTTGCCGCGAAGCGGCGCCGCGGTCGGCGACTGGATAAAATGCCTAGTCGGTCAGCCCATCAAAATCGACCGAAACACAAACAGAGCGGCGGAAATAGGGACTTGTTTGATCTTCGACTTCAGTTCATGTTTATCCCTCAGTCTTATGTATTGACCGCATCCGCTGCCGAGCCTTCTTTGAGCGGCGAAGCGTTCCGCCGCGGCCGCGGAATGGGCCGCCCGCCCAGTCCGAAACCTGCTTTAGCGGATGCCATTCAAAGTTCTCAAGCGGCAGCACCTCGGACGAAGAGTCGCGAAGCCGCAGCGTGCTGAACGCGACGAAAAATATCAGGAAATTGAACAACGCTCCGAACATTATCACTACCCAGCCAGGTGCAAGTCCCACCATTGCCCGATCGAAAAAGAGATCCCAGAACCGCTCGCGGTCCGCCGGAGACGTCGATGGGATCGGTGACGGATGCAGATAGACCTTCAGAGCCCATGAAAGTGCAAGCAGGATAAATATCCACAAATAGTTTGCCCGCAGCCTTCGCCCGAGAGCTTCCCAGATGCTTATCGTAAAGTGCGGCGAAAGCAGGTCCGCCGAGATATGGTCGGCCCATTCTTTGTCCGGCGGTATCGTTCGGTGCGAAAGCATCGGGGCAAAATAACCGGTCTCAAGCACCCGCACGCGGTTTGCCCAAACTTCGTAATAGCGGTAACGCCTCGCTTCCATAAAAAGAAAGATCGAGACGAGTATCGTGTTGATCGGGATCGCAAAATGCGGGTTGTCCGGCGAACTGAATACGAATGAAAGCGTTGCACCGGCGGTGATAACGGCCCAGTTCGTCGTTGCGTCGAGCCGATTTCGCCAGATATTGGACCGCGCTACCTCACCGCGATAAAAGTGGACCATCGCCGTGTTGAACTCGGATAGCGAAAGCTTTTGCGGCAAGAAGACGCTAAAATCACGCTCGTGGCCGAACGCGACGAACATTGGATGGATTTGGCTCTTGAACAAGCACGCATCGCCGCCTCGCTCGACGAGGTGCCGGTCGGGGCATGTGTCGTTTCCGCCGAGGGCGATCTGCTTGCCGCTGCCTCGAACCGAACAATCGCCGATAGCGACCCGACGGCGCACGCCGAGGTGCTCGCGATCCGTGCTGCCGCCGAGCGGATCGGCAACTATCGCCTTACCGGTACGACGCTTTATACGACCATCGAACCGTGTGTGATGTGTGCCGGAACCTTGGTCAATGCCCGCGTCGGGCGGCTCGTCTTCGGGGCACCGGACGAACGCTACGGAGCGGTCGTAACGCACTTCGGCGTGTGCGACAGCCCGCTTCTCAATCATCGGCTTGAGATCGCGGCCGGTGTTCGGGTCGAAGAATGCCGTTCCCTAATGAAGGAATTTTTCCGGAAAAAACGGCTTGCCGCTTGATATTTTTTCCCGTCGACACGTATTATTAGAAGTTCGCGGAGAGGTGCGAGAGTGGTTGAATCGGGCGGTCTCGAAAACCGTTGTACCCTAACGGGTACCGTGGGTTCGAATCCCACCCTCTCCGCCACAGATCTTTTTCAGGGTTCTTAAGCGTTCAGTAATATCTTTCGGGTTCGTCATCGCCGGATCGCTGTTTAAGGATCAGGCTATTTGAAAACTTGCTTTACCATTCGAACTCGGCCCAGCAGTATCACTTTCACTGACATTTCAATTGGAGGAAATTGTTATGCCTATTAGCAAGAGGTTGGCTGCTGAGTTCATCGGAACTCTTTGGCTCGTTCTGGGTGGATGCGGAAGCGCGGTGCTCGCGACCAACTACCCGAATGCGGGGATCGGTTTTGCCGGCGTTTCGCTCGCCTTCGGCCTTACGGTTTTGACCGGTGCATATGCGCTTGGCCACATCTCCGGAGCACATTTTAACCCGGCAGTTTCGATCGGACTTTGGGCCGGAAAGCGTTTTCCGGCGAATGAGCTTTTGCCGTACATCGGCGCTCAGGTTCTCGGTGCAATAGCCGGTGCAGGAATTCTTTTCCTCATCGCCACCGGAAAAGATGGATTCTCGGCAGTCGCCGGCGGCTTTGCCTCGAACGGATTTGGTGCCGGATCGCTCGGCTCGCCCGGCGGATATGCAGCCCACGCGGCATTCGTCTCCGAAGTCGTAATGACGTTCTTTTTCGTCGTCGTTATCCTCGGGGCAACGAGCAAATGGGCACCGAAAGGCTTCGCCCCGCTCGCCATCGGGCTTTGCCTGACGCTCATTCACCTGATCACGATCCCGGTAACCAACACTTCGGTCAATCCGGCCCGAAGCACCGGACCGGCGTTGATAGTCGCCTTTCAGGGCGGAAGCTGGGCGGTCGAACAGCTCTGGATGTTCTGGGTAGCACCGGTCCTCGGCGCCACGATCGCCGGGTTCTTCTACCTTTGGCTTGCCGGAGAGGACGAAGAACCAGCAGCCGTAAAGGCGGAACATGGCGATTCGAGCGGAGATGCCGGAACGTCGCGTTCAGATGATGATGACCACAGCAAATAAGTAGTCCATCTTCAGCTTGTTTGAAAATTTAGGTTTGTGCGGAAAGGTGCAGGAGCGGTTGAACTGGCTACATTGGAAATGCAGTGAACCTCAAAAAGGGTTCCGTGGGTTCGAATCCCACCCTTTCCGCCATACAAAAGGAGAAAGGATGAAGGATGAGGGATAAAGGTAATACTCCCATCCCCGTCCTTTTTTCGTTTTCTGCATTTCATGTTCGAATTTCCAGAGGCACTGATTGCTCCCTATGCAAAACAACCTTAAAACTAGGACCAAGGATTACGCAGTCCGGATCATACGGCTTTACTCGTCGCTGCCGCGAACTACCGAGGCACAGGTACTCGGAAAACAGATCCTTCGTTCGGGCACATCCGTCGGAGCTCACTACCGCGAAGCGCAGTATTCGAAGTCCGACGCCGATTTCGTAAGTAAAATCCAAGGGCTCTTCAGGAGCTCGAAGAAACCAGCTATTGGCTTGAAATACTTGTCGAGATGAAAATCTTTGATCTGCAGAAACTAGCACCGCTCCAGAAAGAAACTTGGAACTCATCGCGATATTTATTACTATCTCGAAGAAAATGAAGATGCGATGATCAGGAATTCGTCTGAGACAACATTCGCCCTTCCTGACTTTATCCTTCATCCTTTATCCTTTATCCTTTTCTTTGGTCCCAGGCTCCGCACAAGGGCTGTGGTGTGAACTCCGCTAGGCGAGGAATCGAGCAACGGTAGCATTTTCACCCTGTGTTGCGGTTAAGTCTGGGGCCATTCGTCTATACAGTGCGGCTGTCGGCTCTCGCTCTTTCGCAATATGCTCCTTTTGGGCGAGGGACACTTTATCCTTTATCCTTTATCCTTTATCCTTTAGCTACCGATGTCTTATCAGGTAATCGCCCGAAAATGGAGGCCGCGAAACTTCGAAGAAGTCACCGGCCAGGAGCACATCACTCGTACGCTCAGCAACGCGATCGAGCACGACCGGCTCCACCATGCCTATTTGTTTTCGGGTGCACGCGGAGTTGGCAAGACAACCTCGGCCCGCATCTTCGCCAAGGCATTGAACTGCCGCCGGACGGATGGCCCGACCGCGATTCCCTGCTCCGCCGACTCGGGCGAGATATGCGTTTCCTGCCTTGAGATCTCCGAAAGCCGCTCGATCGACGTGCTTGAGATCGACGCCGCTTCGCACACCGGCATCGACGATATTCGCGACACGATCCTCGAGAATATCACCGTAAACCCGGCGCGCGACCGCTACAAGATCTTCATTATCGACGAGGTCCATCAGCTCTCGCGGCAAGCATTCAACGCTCTTCTCAAAACGCTCGAGGAACCGCCGCCAAACGTTGTCTTCATCATGGCGACGACCGAGCACCACAAGGTGCCGGAGACGATCACTTCGCGGTGCCAGGAGTTCATTTTCCGCACCATTCCGCAGCAGAAGATCTTCGAGCGGCTTCGGCTGATCGCCGACGCGGAAAAGATCGACATTGCCGACGAGGCACTTCGCGAGATCGCTCGCTCAGGCGAGGGCTCAATGCGCGACGCCCAGTCGAATTTTGACCAGGTGATCAGCTTTTCCGGAGCAAAGATCGGCCGCGAAGATGTGGTTTCCGCTCTCGGCATCGCGGGTTCGGATAACCTCTCTGCCGTCATCAAAGCCGTCGCCGAGAATGATGCCGCCGCGATCCTTCGTGTGGTCGATGACCTCGTCTCCGGCGGCCATGACCTCCGCAACTTCTGCCGAGACCTATTGGGCTTTGTCCGCGATCTTTCGGTGCTCAAGGTCTCGGGCTCGGAAGAGTTCATCGACGGCTCGGCTTTTCCCGCCGACGAGATGAAGCAGATCGCCGAAGCGTTCTCGGCCTCCGACCTTTTCCGCATCTTCCATTCGCTTGCGGAAACGGAGGTCCGGCTTAAAGAAGCTCTCCAAAGCCGCTACGTGCTCGAGCTCGGGCTCGTCCGGCTGTCAGAGATGAAACGCGTAACGCCCGTCGAAGAGCTCCTGAAAAGGCTTGCGGAACTCGAATCCTCGCTCGGCTCCTCTGAACCGCGTGCCGCGACCGCCAACACTTCGAGCCCGAAAGCACCGATCCCGGAAAAAAAAACTCTGAACTCTGAGCCGGCTGCTCGATTTGCCGAGCCGCCGCCCGAGGAACCGCCGTTTTATCCCGAAGAGCCGCCCTTCGAGCCGCCTTTCGATCCCGAACCCACGCCGATCGAGCCCGTTCGGGAACGTGCCGAATTCGCCGTCCCCGACGATCTTCCATCAAAGATCCCACCGCGAACTGCCGAAGAGCTTGAGCATTTCGAAGCTCCGGCGCTTGATACTGCGTTCGAAGAAGCCGTGCTCCGTTCCGGCGAGAGTATGGTCTTTCTTAGCGTCGGCCCGGAGCTGAAAGCACAAATTGTTCCCGCTGCCGTTGCCGCGGCGCATGCCGGGTCGTCATCAGCTCCGTATCGCAATTATGTACGCGACAGCGAACGGATCATACCCGATTTCGCCCGCCCGCCCGCCGAACCCGAAGAAGACCTGACGATGCCCGAACCGCCGCCGGAAGACGCTTCGCCCGACGTGCTTCTCGAATATGCCGGCAACCGGCCCGACGTCCGAAAAGTGCTGAAGCTTTTCCGGGCGGAGCTGGTCGACGTCCGCCGAGCGGACAAGTGAATTGCCGGAAGTAGCTTTGCCGATGCGGTGATTTTGCGACAATCAGCGGTAAGGAATGAAACTGAAAAGCCAAGCTCCGTTCGCCGCTTTCCTTCTGTTGATCTTCCACCTCGCGGTGGCTTTGCCGGCCGTTGCCCAGGACGAACCTTTCTCGATCAATCGCTCGCCGCTTCCCGCACCGACCGGATTTGTGAA
This is a stretch of genomic DNA from Acidobacteriota bacterium. It encodes these proteins:
- a CDS encoding inositol monophosphatase — translated: MLNFAIETARDAGRVLLEKFGRIESVTKKGDINLVTEADLASEALIVERIKSHFPRHAILAEEAGNAVVTGVDGGHKWIIDPLDGTTNYAHGYPCFCVTIALEHEGEVVLGVTYDPTRDELFTAEKGRGATLNGKPIRVSRTDELGNALLVTGFPYDIKHREKFARHLTEFLLTSRGVRRDGSAAIDLAYVACGRFDGFWEEGLNPWDVAAGKLLIEEAGGTVSYYDGSPFSIYTPPIVASNGTIHEQMLAVLR
- a CDS encoding nucleoside deaminase, encoding MDLALEQARIAASLDEVPVGACVVSAEGDLLAAASNRTIADSDPTAHAEVLAIRAAAERIGNYRLTGTTLYTTIEPCVMCAGTLVNARVGRLVFGAPDERYGAVVTHFGVCDSPLLNHRLEIAAGVRVEECRSLMKEFFRKKRLAA
- a CDS encoding acetyl-CoA carboxylase carboxyltransferase subunit beta, with product MAWFRRDKPKIDAAQPEEERTVNTSGIFIKCPDCENPLYKRELIESQQVCTHCSHHFRYSAIERLDALFDDGKYERVDDEVTSTDPLGFVDTKPYKDRIEAAKAASGLPEAIISGSGKVGGHLVYAAAMDMSFIGGSMGSAVGEKITRQIERALENKGAVIIFSASGGARMQEGTLSLMQMGKISAALSLLDKAGLPFISVLTDPTTGGVTASFAMLGDVIIAEPKALIGFAGPRVIEQTIRQKLPKGFQRSEFLLEHGMVDLVVDRREMRTAIIRLLGFMMNDRKAA
- a CDS encoding esterase family protein, giving the protein MYLLHGLTGRFRNWTDLTKLPAYAEGHEFIIVTPEGANGWYTDSHTKPEEKYESYIIKELIPEVEKKYRAIGTRSGRAIAGLSMGGYGAIKFGLKYPEMFALAGSFSGALGAASLSGEGRSTSSIRSIAEVFGPADSETRAANDIFKMVREATPEKVKAMPFLYVDCGTEDFLFQNNRDFVALLAEKKIPHEYRQLPGAHNWPYWNKQVREFLQVAENFDHKVNI
- a CDS encoding DUF2270 domain-containing protein; amino-acid sequence: MFVAFGHERDFSVFLPQKLSLSEFNTAMVHFYRGEVARSNIWRNRLDATTNWAVITAGATLSFVFSSPDNPHFAIPINTILVSIFLFMEARRYRYYEVWANRVRVLETGYFAPMLSHRTIPPDKEWADHISADLLSPHFTISIWEALGRRLRANYLWIFILLALSWALKVYLHPSPIPSTSPADRERFWDLFFDRAMVGLAPGWVVIMFGALFNFLIFFVAFSTLRLRDSSSEVLPLENFEWHPLKQVSDWAGGPFRGRGGTLRRSKKARQRMRSIHKTEG
- the dnaX gene encoding DNA polymerase III subunit gamma/tau; translated protein: MSYQVIARKWRPRNFEEVTGQEHITRTLSNAIEHDRLHHAYLFSGARGVGKTTSARIFAKALNCRRTDGPTAIPCSADSGEICVSCLEISESRSIDVLEIDAASHTGIDDIRDTILENITVNPARDRYKIFIIDEVHQLSRQAFNALLKTLEEPPPNVVFIMATTEHHKVPETITSRCQEFIFRTIPQQKIFERLRLIADAEKIDIADEALREIARSGEGSMRDAQSNFDQVISFSGAKIGREDVVSALGIAGSDNLSAVIKAVAENDAAAILRVVDDLVSGGHDLRNFCRDLLGFVRDLSVLKVSGSEEFIDGSAFPADEMKQIAEAFSASDLFRIFHSLAETEVRLKEALQSRYVLELGLVRLSEMKRVTPVEELLKRLAELESSLGSSEPRAATANTSSPKAPIPEKKTLNSEPAARFAEPPPEEPPFYPEEPPFEPPFDPEPTPIEPVRERAEFAVPDDLPSKIPPRTAEELEHFEAPALDTAFEEAVLRSGESMVFLSVGPELKAQIVPAAVAAAHAGSSSAPYRNYVRDSERIIPDFARPPAEPEEDLTMPEPPPEDASPDVLLEYAGNRPDVRKVLKLFRAELVDVRRADK
- the aqpZ gene encoding aquaporin Z gives rise to the protein MPISKRLAAEFIGTLWLVLGGCGSAVLATNYPNAGIGFAGVSLAFGLTVLTGAYALGHISGAHFNPAVSIGLWAGKRFPANELLPYIGAQVLGAIAGAGILFLIATGKDGFSAVAGGFASNGFGAGSLGSPGGYAAHAAFVSEVVMTFFFVVVILGATSKWAPKGFAPLAIGLCLTLIHLITIPVTNTSVNPARSTGPALIVAFQGGSWAVEQLWMFWVAPVLGATIAGFFYLWLAGEDEEPAAVKAEHGDSSGDAGTSRSDDDDHSK